The following proteins are encoded in a genomic region of Ornithinibacillus sp. 4-3:
- the coxB gene encoding cytochrome c oxidase subunit II, translated as MKTWLGKSRALFLLGSLALLLAGCGRENLTALVPKGYGAQSSMNLIILTIVIMTFVFLAVMIAYVVIILRFRKKKGREDFIPKQVEGSHTLETIWTAIPIILVLIMAVPTVIATFDLADTSDQDEHINIDVTGKQYWWHFDYPGEEFQTSQELYIPVNTKVYVNLKTDDVLHSFWVPSISGKLDANPENLNTLFIEAYEEGVYFGKCAELCGPSHSLMDFKVVVVSEEDYETWVQDMKDFDPEQLELDAVAQEGKELFEGNSCLNCHAIGSQSGYIENSVPVGPDLTAFGTRSRLAGIKPFTKENIVDWLVDPEAIKPDNKMTGAYPELSNEEAEKIAEYLLQLNPSEVGPDTVGAQ; from the coding sequence ATGAAAACTTGGTTAGGAAAATCTAGAGCTTTGTTTTTATTAGGCTCATTAGCACTGTTACTTGCCGGATGTGGTAGAGAAAACTTAACTGCTCTTGTACCAAAAGGTTACGGTGCTCAATCATCTATGAATTTAATAATCTTAACTATTGTCATTATGACATTTGTTTTCTTAGCAGTAATGATTGCTTATGTAGTCATTATTCTCCGTTTTCGTAAGAAGAAGGGGAGAGAAGATTTTATACCAAAACAAGTAGAAGGTAGTCACACACTTGAAACGATTTGGACTGCTATACCGATTATTTTAGTATTAATTATGGCTGTACCAACAGTTATTGCTACATTTGATTTGGCAGATACATCAGATCAAGATGAGCATATTAATATTGACGTAACAGGAAAACAATACTGGTGGCATTTTGATTATCCAGGAGAAGAGTTTCAAACAAGTCAGGAATTATATATTCCAGTAAACACAAAAGTATATGTGAATTTAAAAACTGATGATGTTCTTCACTCTTTCTGGGTACCTAGTATTTCAGGAAAATTGGATGCTAACCCAGAGAACTTAAACACATTGTTTATTGAAGCATACGAAGAAGGGGTTTACTTTGGTAAGTGTGCAGAGCTTTGCGGTCCTTCTCACTCTTTAATGGACTTTAAAGTTGTCGTAGTAAGTGAAGAAGATTATGAAACTTGGGTACAGGATATGAAAGACTTTGATCCAGAACAGCTAGAATTAGATGCTGTAGCTCAAGAAGGTAAAGAATTATTTGAAGGAAATAGCTGTCTAAACTGTCACGCGATTGGTTCTCAAAGTGGATATATTGAAAATTCAGTTCCAGTTGGTCCAGACTTAACTGCTTTCGGTACAAGATCTAGACTTGCAGGAATTAAACCATTTACGAAAGAGAATATCGTTGACTGGTTAGTTGATCCTGAAGCGATTAAACCTGATAATAAAATGACAGGCGCTTATCCTGAATTAAGTAATGAGGAAGCTGAGAAGATTGCTGAATATTTATTGCAATTAAATCCTTCTGAAGTGGGCCCTGATACAGTTGGTGCTCAATAA